One genomic region from Candidatus Poribacteria bacterium encodes:
- a CDS encoding transposase — protein sequence MYYNQMDIIGQASQSDVEATEQKCRLRWKIEQLHRELKQTTGIGKCRKHRAQRNHIACCL from the coding sequence ATGTATTATAACCAAATGGATATAATAGGTCAAGCATCTCAATCCGATGTCGAAGCGACCGAGCAAAAGTGTCGGCTGCGGTGGAAGATTGAGCAACTTCACCGGGAACTGAAGCAGACCACAGGGATCGGCAAGTGTCGCAAGCATCGTGCCCAACGCAATCATATTGCGTGTTGTTTATAG